From the genome of Deinococcus reticulitermitis, one region includes:
- the ruvA gene encoding Holliday junction branch migration protein RuvA has product MIAYLSGVVREVREGSAVVVAGGVGYEVQCPAGTLGTLKLGEVAEFSTRFIVREDAQLLFGFSDAGSLKLFDLLTSVSGVGPKLALALLSAMPVSALATGLIGGDVKLLSSVSGVGKKTAERLALELQTKVPPHLAAAGTVPGAQAAKVNAAAGHDAIDALMQLGFREAQVRAAVAELLAADPEASADTLIRKSLGRLR; this is encoded by the coding sequence GTGATTGCTTATCTGTCCGGCGTGGTGCGCGAAGTCAGAGAAGGGAGCGCCGTCGTCGTGGCGGGCGGCGTCGGCTACGAGGTGCAGTGTCCGGCGGGAACGCTCGGGACGCTCAAACTCGGGGAGGTGGCCGAGTTCTCGACCCGCTTCATCGTGCGCGAAGACGCGCAGCTCCTCTTCGGCTTTTCCGACGCGGGCAGCCTCAAGCTCTTCGACCTCCTGACGAGTGTCAGCGGCGTCGGCCCCAAGCTCGCGCTCGCGCTTCTCTCGGCGATGCCGGTCTCGGCGCTCGCGACCGGCCTGATCGGCGGCGACGTGAAGCTGCTCTCCAGCGTGAGCGGCGTGGGGAAAAAGACTGCCGAGCGCCTCGCCCTCGAACTTCAGACGAAGGTGCCGCCCCACCTCGCGGCGGCAGGCACCGTGCCGGGCGCCCAGGCCGCTAAAGTCAACGCCGCTGCCGGACACGACGCCATTGACGCGCTGATGCAGCTCGGGTTCCGTGAGGCGCAGGTGCGCGCCGCCGTCGCCGAACTTCTGGCTGCCGACCCGGAAGCGAGCGCCGATACCCTGATTCGCAAGTCGCTCGGACGGCTGCGGTGA
- a CDS encoding PhzF family phenazine biosynthesis isomerase, which yields MTRYSEVSAFTDTPGQGNRAGVVLGAGELSGAQMQALAAFVGAPETVFVTRLGHGLVRVRYFTPAQEVDFCGHATVALGRVLAQEGHWRGGALTLETLAGQVPLRLLLGAGGECQVWMRQPGFERRAVGRPLHAELAEALGLSDRLIHRGLPLASASTGLWSVFVPLLDAVILDGLEPDLERIRDLSERLDVASVYAYAPLGVGRFAARDFAPLLGIPEDPVTGSAGGALLGLLASEGRVPVRSERACGVVYQGHAVGSPGEVEVEVEMQSGRVVAVHVGGHAAVEREGVWKG from the coding sequence ATGACCCGCTATAGCGAAGTTTCCGCCTTCACCGACACGCCGGGCCAGGGCAACCGGGCGGGCGTGGTGCTCGGCGCGGGCGAGCTGTCGGGCGCGCAGATGCAGGCGCTCGCTGCGTTTGTGGGCGCGCCCGAGACCGTCTTCGTCACCCGCCTCGGGCACGGCCTGGTGCGGGTGCGCTATTTCACGCCCGCGCAGGAGGTGGACTTTTGCGGCCACGCGACGGTGGCGCTCGGGCGCGTACTCGCGCAGGAGGGCCACTGGCGCGGCGGAGCGCTCACGCTCGAAACGCTCGCCGGACAGGTGCCGCTGCGGCTGCTGCTCGGCGCGGGCGGGGAGTGTCAGGTCTGGATGCGCCAGCCGGGCTTCGAGCGCCGCGCGGTGGGGCGCCCGCTGCACGCCGAACTCGCCGAGGCGCTCGGGCTGAGTGACCGCCTGATTCACCGGGGGCTGCCGCTCGCTTCCGCCAGCACGGGGCTGTGGAGCGTGTTCGTGCCGCTGCTCGACGCGGTGATTCTCGACGGACTGGAGCCCGATCTGGAGCGCATCCGTGACCTGAGTGAGCGCCTGGACGTCGCCAGCGTGTACGCCTACGCGCCGCTGGGCGTGGGCCGCTTTGCCGCGCGCGACTTCGCGCCGCTGCTCGGCATCCCCGAAGACCCGGTGACCGGCAGCGCGGGCGGCGCCCTGCTGGGGCTGCTGGCGAGCGAGGGCCGGGTGCCGGTGCGCTCGGAGCGGGCCTGCGGCGTCGTGTACCAGGGCCACGCGGTCGGCTCCCCCGGCGAGGTCGAGGTCGAGGTCGAGATGCAGAGCGGGCGCGTCGTGGCCGTGCATGTGGGCGGGCACGCCGCTGTGGAGCGCGAGGGCGTCTGGAAGGGCTGA
- a CDS encoding low temperature requirement protein A yields MTHGQPDDLSLQNGQNVSDQATAQPDGSLGTPAGAEQKVSWLELFFDLIFVVAFDQLAKRLGDSVSLENVGVFALMFTAVWWSWSGNSTFAARYGNESRVYRWGTVAQLVSMAMIALAERGDLEETGGFFAVAFGLNRLIHAALHLWADRQSPEALAYSRAVAAAAGVTGALWLGSALLPGGGRAQLTLWGLALALDILAPILIRQKGLQALPHEAHLPERVGLLQIIALGTVITEIVSGGRGQRLSAATLLPAFLSILTTVALWRLYFDQARSLPLLAAHLAGRVGSMLAWLYGHLPFTLSVVMLGVGLGHGISSGKASEIDRFQPFVVWSLAGAFATLAFLRWNSRRVAGQRGLDRSLVTLLAAALGAALLSRPDLDTRQLHGAAALLTVTAAVLVATDPATRRLGQLEQRVSEVIEERAEALQPEGT; encoded by the coding sequence GTGACGCACGGCCAGCCCGACGACCTCTCGCTTCAGAATGGGCAGAACGTCAGCGACCAGGCCACCGCCCAGCCGGACGGCTCGCTTGGTACCCCCGCCGGAGCCGAGCAGAAGGTGAGCTGGCTGGAGCTGTTTTTCGACCTGATTTTTGTGGTGGCCTTCGATCAGCTTGCCAAGCGGCTCGGCGACTCGGTCAGCCTGGAGAATGTCGGGGTCTTCGCGCTGATGTTCACGGCGGTGTGGTGGAGCTGGTCGGGCAACTCGACCTTCGCCGCGCGTTACGGCAACGAGTCGCGTGTCTACCGCTGGGGCACGGTGGCGCAGCTCGTCTCGATGGCGATGATCGCGCTCGCCGAGCGGGGCGACCTGGAGGAGACCGGCGGCTTTTTCGCCGTGGCCTTCGGCCTCAACCGCCTGATTCACGCCGCGCTGCACCTGTGGGCCGACCGGCAGTCGCCCGAGGCCCTGGCCTACTCGCGCGCGGTGGCGGCGGCGGCGGGCGTGACCGGGGCGCTGTGGCTCGGCTCGGCGCTGTTGCCCGGCGGCGGCCGTGCCCAGCTCACGCTGTGGGGGCTGGCCCTCGCCCTCGACATCCTGGCGCCGATCCTGATCCGGCAAAAGGGCCTCCAGGCCTTGCCGCACGAGGCGCACCTCCCCGAGCGGGTGGGCCTGCTCCAGATCATCGCGCTCGGCACCGTGATCACCGAGATCGTGTCCGGGGGGCGCGGCCAGCGGCTGAGCGCCGCGACGCTGCTGCCGGCCTTCCTCTCGATTCTGACCACGGTGGCGCTGTGGCGGCTGTATTTCGATCAGGCCCGCTCGCTGCCGCTGCTCGCCGCGCACCTCGCGGGCCGGGTGGGGAGCATGCTCGCCTGGCTTTACGGGCACCTGCCTTTCACCCTCAGCGTGGTGATGCTCGGCGTCGGCCTCGGGCACGGCATCAGCTCGGGCAAGGCGAGCGAGATCGACCGGTTTCAACCGTTCGTCGTCTGGTCGCTCGCCGGGGCGTTCGCCACGCTCGCCTTCCTGCGCTGGAACTCGCGCCGGGTGGCGGGCCAGCGCGGCCTCGACCGCAGCCTCGTCACCCTGCTCGCCGCCGCGCTCGGCGCCGCGCTGCTTTCGCGCCCCGACCTCGACACCCGGCAACTGCACGGCGCCGCCGCCCTGCTCACGGTCACGGCGGCGGTTCTGGTGGCCACCGACCCGGCGACCCGGCGCCTCGGCCAGCTCGAGCAGCGGGTCAGCGAAGTGATCGAGGAGCGCGCCGAAGCCCTCCAGCCGGAGGGCACCTGA
- a CDS encoding DUF1622 domain-containing protein, with amino-acid sequence MEVALQQLEHFVQLGAQTIARLAELAAALIIAVAVGEALWRAARIFWRRDRGPDELKESLRLQLGRWLAISLEFLLAADVVLTAIAPTWDDIGKLGAVAFIRTALNYFLQKEIEAHELRRGRVDSPHLG; translated from the coding sequence ATGGAAGTGGCACTTCAACAGCTCGAACACTTCGTGCAGCTCGGCGCGCAGACCATCGCCCGCCTCGCCGAGCTTGCGGCGGCGCTCATTATCGCGGTGGCGGTCGGCGAGGCTCTGTGGCGGGCCGCGCGCATCTTCTGGCGGCGCGACCGTGGTCCCGACGAGCTCAAGGAGAGCCTGCGGCTGCAACTCGGGCGCTGGCTCGCGATCTCACTCGAATTCCTGCTCGCCGCCGACGTGGTGCTCACGGCCATCGCGCCCACCTGGGACGACATCGGTAAGCTCGGCGCGGTCGCTTTCATCCGCACGGCGCTGAACTACTTCCTGCAAAAGGAGATCGAGGCCCACGAATTGCGGCGAGGCCGAGTGGACTCGCCTCACCTGGGGTAA
- a CDS encoding nitroreductase family protein has translation MELIDGLLARRTTNGPFRPDPVSREHQHLLMRVAQAAPSHFNSQPWRFVLIENPATIARVADLSGQSMTELIDAGVFFERYRRYFRFSEAEMDERRDGIHIDRLPGPLKPFTRQVFSDAGLKLMRQLGVPKKLGEDNRKLVAGSPLLLAALLDRSEYRPGELSGFYSVFGLGAAIENIWNAVGELGMGIQFVSTPMEIPRHWEELGRLLQVPDDLELMAVYRLGYLPDEPHRPAIDWSSRHRKRLPQFVYRESCAQPEEE, from the coding sequence GTGGAATTGATTGACGGCCTGCTCGCCCGCCGCACGACCAACGGCCCCTTTCGGCCCGACCCCGTGTCCAGGGAACACCAGCACCTCCTGATGCGCGTGGCGCAGGCGGCCCCCAGCCACTTCAACTCGCAGCCCTGGCGCTTCGTGCTGATCGAGAACCCGGCGACCATCGCGCGCGTCGCCGACCTTTCCGGCCAGAGCATGACCGAGCTGATCGACGCGGGCGTGTTTTTCGAGCGCTACCGCCGTTATTTCCGCTTCTCCGAGGCCGAGATGGACGAGCGGCGCGACGGCATTCACATCGACCGCCTGCCCGGGCCGCTCAAGCCCTTCACCCGGCAGGTGTTCAGCGACGCGGGGCTCAAACTCATGCGGCAGCTCGGCGTGCCGAAAAAACTCGGGGAGGACAACCGCAAGCTCGTCGCCGGCAGCCCGCTGCTCCTCGCCGCGCTCCTCGACCGCTCCGAGTACCGGCCCGGCGAACTGAGCGGCTTTTACTCGGTCTTCGGGCTCGGCGCCGCCATCGAGAACATCTGGAACGCGGTGGGCGAACTCGGGATGGGCATCCAGTTCGTGTCCACGCCGATGGAGATTCCGCGCCACTGGGAGGAACTCGGGCGGCTGCTTCAGGTACCGGACGACCTCGAACTGATGGCCGTCTACCGCCTCGGCTACCTGCCCGACGAGCCGCACCGCCCGGCCATCGACTGGAGCAGCCGCCACCGCAAGCGCCTGCCTCAGTTCGTGTACCGCGAGAGCTGTGCCCAGCCCGAAGAGGAGTAG
- the asnS gene encoding asparagine--tRNA ligase, whose amino-acid sequence MSSDVDIRSLKARAGETVTLSAWLQDKSGKGKIQFLKLRDGSGFVQGTVFRGDVSEEVFETAKRLTQEQAVRVTGEVRADERAPGGVELSVRGLEAISENAGEYPITPKEHGVEFLMDHRHLWLRHRRPWAILRVRDSVQRALVDFFHGEGFIRFDAPFFTPNAAEGTTELFEIDLFGEDKAYLSQTGQLHAEAGAFAFGKVYTFGPTFRAEKSKTRRHLLEFWMIEPEVAPSSHAENMALQERMVSFIVRRVLEECATELELLGRDVSRLAGAAEGNYPRVTYTEALDIIRQHIESGDLPPNVQADVQPVEWGDDLGAPHETILGHHFDRPVIVEKYPAAIKAFYMQPDPEDERLALCDDMIAPEGYGEIIGGSERIHDYELLKSRIEHEGLPLSAFEWYLDLRRVGSVPHAGYGMGLERVIAWITGIDHIREAIPFPRMLTRMTP is encoded by the coding sequence ATGAGCAGCGACGTAGACATTCGGAGCCTGAAAGCCCGCGCGGGGGAGACCGTGACCCTGAGCGCCTGGCTCCAGGACAAGAGCGGCAAGGGCAAGATCCAGTTTCTCAAGCTGCGCGACGGCTCGGGCTTCGTGCAGGGGACCGTGTTTAGGGGCGACGTGAGCGAAGAAGTCTTCGAGACGGCCAAGCGCCTCACCCAGGAGCAGGCGGTGCGCGTGACCGGCGAGGTGCGCGCCGACGAGCGGGCGCCGGGCGGCGTGGAACTCAGCGTGCGCGGCCTGGAAGCCATCAGCGAGAACGCGGGCGAGTACCCGATCACGCCCAAGGAGCACGGCGTCGAGTTTCTGATGGACCACCGCCACCTCTGGCTGCGCCACCGCCGGCCCTGGGCGATCCTGCGGGTGCGCGACAGCGTGCAGCGCGCGCTCGTGGACTTTTTCCACGGCGAAGGGTTCATCCGCTTCGACGCGCCGTTTTTCACCCCCAATGCCGCCGAGGGCACCACCGAACTCTTCGAGATCGACCTGTTCGGCGAGGACAAGGCTTATCTCTCGCAGACCGGGCAACTGCACGCCGAGGCCGGCGCCTTCGCCTTCGGCAAGGTGTATACCTTCGGCCCCACCTTCCGCGCCGAGAAGTCCAAGACCCGGCGCCACCTGCTCGAATTCTGGATGATCGAGCCCGAGGTGGCCCCGAGCAGCCACGCCGAGAACATGGCGCTGCAAGAGCGCATGGTGAGTTTCATCGTGCGCCGGGTGCTGGAGGAATGCGCGACCGAACTGGAGCTGCTGGGCCGCGACGTGTCCAGGCTCGCGGGCGCCGCCGAAGGCAACTACCCGCGCGTGACCTACACCGAGGCGCTGGACATCATCCGCCAGCACATCGAATCCGGCGACCTTCCGCCCAACGTGCAGGCGGACGTGCAGCCCGTCGAGTGGGGCGACGACCTCGGGGCGCCGCACGAGACGATCCTGGGGCACCACTTCGACCGCCCGGTGATCGTGGAGAAGTACCCGGCGGCGATCAAAGCCTTTTATATGCAGCCCGACCCCGAGGACGAGCGGCTGGCGCTGTGCGACGACATGATCGCGCCCGAGGGCTACGGCGAGATCATCGGCGGCTCGGAGCGCATCCACGACTACGAGCTGCTGAAATCTCGCATCGAGCACGAGGGCCTGCCCCTCTCCGCCTTCGAGTGGTACCTCGACCTGCGCCGGGTGGGCAGCGTGCCGCACGCGGGTTACGGCATGGGCCTGGAGCGCGTGATCGCCTGGATCACCGGCATTGATCACATCCGCGAGGCGATTCCCTTTCCGCGCATGCTCACCCGCATGACGCCGTAA
- a CDS encoding Cof-type HAD-IIB family hydrolase produces MLGMICVDVDGTLIGTDNRVRDDVWAALAAARAQGLRLVLCSGRPAFGNALGYAQRLDPDGWHVFQNGASIVRVDQGVSLSEPFPAEVLPELIARAHATGWLLEVYTDTEYGFTHPGPYAEAHAALLGLPYVVRGPETLAGTVVRVQWVVPRSEEAAVLAEPHPGLDLHPSLSPAMPGVSFISATRAGTSKGSAVARVAAEYGLGLDRVMMVGDAENDVSALRVVGHPVAMGNADAAARAAARYQVGHVDAGGLIEAVELGLRL; encoded by the coding sequence ATGCTCGGCATGATTTGCGTGGATGTGGACGGAACCCTGATCGGCACCGACAACCGGGTGCGTGACGACGTATGGGCGGCGCTCGCTGCCGCAAGAGCCCAGGGGCTGCGTCTCGTGCTGTGCAGCGGTCGGCCCGCGTTCGGCAACGCCCTCGGGTACGCGCAGCGCCTAGACCCCGACGGCTGGCACGTCTTCCAGAACGGCGCGAGCATCGTGCGGGTCGATCAGGGCGTCAGCCTCTCCGAGCCCTTTCCCGCTGAGGTGCTGCCCGAGCTGATCGCCCGTGCCCACGCCACCGGCTGGCTGCTGGAGGTGTACACCGACACCGAGTACGGCTTCACCCACCCCGGCCCTTATGCCGAGGCCCACGCCGCGCTGCTCGGGTTGCCTTACGTGGTGCGCGGCCCCGAGACGCTCGCGGGGACCGTTGTCCGGGTGCAGTGGGTGGTGCCCCGCAGCGAGGAAGCCGCCGTGCTCGCCGAGCCGCATCCCGGCCTCGACCTGCACCCGTCGCTGAGCCCCGCGATGCCGGGGGTGAGCTTTATCAGCGCCACCCGCGCCGGCACGAGCAAGGGGAGCGCGGTCGCGCGGGTCGCCGCCGAGTACGGACTGGGCCTGGACCGGGTGATGATGGTGGGCGACGCCGAGAACGACGTGAGCGCCCTGCGGGTGGTCGGGCATCCGGTGGCGATGGGCAACGCTGACGCCGCCGCCCGCGCCGCCGCCCGCTATCAGGTGGGTCACGTGGACGCGGGAGGCCTGATCGAGGCAGTCGAGCTCGGGCTGAGGCTCTGA